From Rudanella lutea DSM 19387, a single genomic window includes:
- a CDS encoding SusC/RagA family TonB-linked outer membrane protein produces MKKMYACLLVLSLVVMTLTAYGQSLSLSGTVRDDAGQPLPGATVVVRGTTTGTTTNAEGSFSIRVQPSDVLEISSIGFQGTTVAVDGRTSVEISLNRSTATLDEVVVLGYTSTTQKNLTGAAQSVTAKDLKDVTANNVGQLLQGKAAGVFIGNSSGDPRTPPKVLVRGIGTLTASSNPLYVVDGVIGGIPNPSDIETITVLKDAASTALYGARASNGVIVVTTRRGAAGKTRLSARLNKGMGYLSLGNFGLLNGTDLYALQKGVFQRDRPTANVNDYLPTPEANANTNWFDLAFRPATNTLAELSASGGNEKTRFFMSGNYYQEQGILKGTGLDRFGGRLNFSHNVSDKFRVSINTSGLYTRGYDDSNGALYAAYTYLPYDSPYLDGKPYNPVTGAKRWYGRDNANFIYNRQFNTFRENTFAGDVLFKAEYDLLPWLSFSTTNRAQTSYYGSESSQDLRGNAAADVLGRLSDYSSRDYNLLTSNLFKFKQSFAGGHSIDGLAGYEFQRYYFESLGATGKGIFSGLNILDATSQPESINGTKTENAFTSYLLQANYGYNEKYLVTTSFRRDGSSKFGRNRRFGNFYAVGLTWIASNEAFLSSNATLNNLKFRLSYGTTGNADGINDYAAQGLYNLTGQYAGVPSAFPTRIENPNLSWEVSNNANVGVDATLWNRLSVTVDLYNRLTNNLLFNRPLQGTSGYAFITENIGAVRNQGLEVVLSADILQKTALKWRTELNAGLNRNRLIKLYGDRTLVANGQRPFALDKPLNSWYMRRWAGVDAPTGDPLWEKVNADGSVATTNNYNEATLQFIGSNANPKLFGGVRQVLSWNNFELNAFFTYAAGVTIYNGDRNLFDNDGAYDRYSLMALQPGWSRWEKPGDVATHPKYVIGGNKNAQRPSSRFLESGNYLRLRNISLNYDVPKTWLRRARLEGVRLTASADNLFTVTKFSGIDPDVTETGEVGTKYPFSKKFVFGVQLNF; encoded by the coding sequence ATGAAAAAAATGTATGCCTGCCTGCTCGTACTGTCGTTGGTTGTGATGACCCTGACAGCCTACGGGCAATCGCTCAGCCTGAGCGGAACCGTGCGCGACGATGCCGGTCAGCCCCTGCCGGGGGCAACGGTTGTGGTACGGGGCACCACCACCGGCACCACCACCAACGCCGAAGGTTCGTTTTCGATCCGGGTGCAGCCTTCCGATGTGCTCGAAATCAGTTCGATTGGGTTTCAGGGTACGACGGTCGCCGTCGACGGGCGCACCTCGGTGGAGATTTCGCTGAACCGGTCGACGGCTACCTTGGACGAGGTGGTCGTGTTGGGATACACCTCAACTACCCAGAAAAACCTGACCGGGGCGGCTCAGTCGGTTACGGCCAAGGACCTGAAAGACGTAACCGCCAACAATGTAGGGCAACTGCTTCAGGGCAAAGCGGCCGGGGTGTTTATCGGCAACAGTTCGGGCGACCCCCGCACCCCTCCGAAAGTGCTGGTGCGGGGTATTGGCACACTCACGGCGAGTTCAAATCCGCTGTATGTGGTGGATGGGGTGATCGGGGGGATTCCGAACCCAAGCGATATCGAAACCATTACGGTGCTGAAAGATGCCGCATCGACGGCCTTGTACGGAGCGCGGGCATCCAACGGCGTCATTGTCGTAACTACCCGCCGGGGAGCCGCCGGTAAAACCCGACTGTCGGCCCGGCTCAACAAAGGAATGGGTTATCTGAGCCTGGGGAATTTTGGCCTGCTCAATGGTACAGACCTGTACGCCCTGCAAAAAGGGGTATTTCAGCGCGACCGGCCCACGGCCAATGTCAACGATTATCTGCCCACGCCCGAAGCCAATGCCAACACCAACTGGTTCGATCTGGCGTTTCGGCCCGCTACCAACACGCTGGCTGAGTTGAGCGCGTCGGGTGGAAACGAAAAGACCCGCTTTTTCATGAGTGGCAACTACTATCAGGAGCAGGGGATTTTGAAAGGGACCGGCCTCGACCGGTTTGGGGGGCGGCTCAATTTCAGCCACAACGTGAGCGATAAATTTCGGGTGAGCATTAACACCTCAGGCCTGTACACACGTGGTTACGACGATAGCAACGGGGCTCTCTACGCAGCATACACCTACCTGCCCTACGATAGCCCCTACCTCGACGGGAAGCCGTATAACCCCGTAACCGGCGCGAAACGGTGGTACGGCCGCGACAACGCCAACTTTATCTACAACAGGCAGTTCAACACGTTTCGGGAGAACACCTTTGCGGGCGATGTACTGTTCAAGGCCGAATATGACCTGCTGCCGTGGCTCTCATTTTCGACCACCAACCGCGCACAAACCAGCTACTATGGCAGCGAGAGCAGCCAGGATTTGCGCGGCAACGCGGCTGCCGACGTACTCGGCCGGCTCTCGGACTACAGCAGCCGCGATTACAACCTGCTGACCTCCAACCTGTTTAAGTTCAAGCAGAGTTTTGCCGGTGGACATAGTATCGACGGTTTGGCGGGCTATGAGTTTCAGCGGTACTACTTTGAATCGCTGGGGGCTACGGGGAAGGGTATTTTCTCCGGCCTGAATATTCTGGATGCGACCTCGCAACCCGAAAGTATCAACGGCACCAAGACCGAGAATGCGTTTACGTCGTACCTGTTGCAAGCCAATTACGGCTACAATGAGAAGTATCTGGTAACGACCTCGTTCCGGCGCGATGGATCGTCGAAGTTCGGGCGTAACCGGCGCTTCGGTAACTTTTACGCCGTGGGTCTTACCTGGATTGCCTCGAACGAAGCCTTCCTGAGTAGCAATGCCACGCTCAACAACCTCAAATTCCGGCTTAGCTACGGAACCACAGGTAATGCCGATGGAATCAATGACTACGCAGCACAGGGTCTGTATAACCTGACAGGGCAGTACGCGGGTGTGCCCTCGGCCTTCCCTACCCGGATCGAGAATCCAAACCTCTCGTGGGAAGTCTCGAACAACGCCAACGTTGGGGTCGATGCTACCCTCTGGAACCGGCTCTCGGTAACGGTTGATCTGTATAACCGGCTTACCAACAATCTGCTGTTCAACCGGCCTTTGCAGGGTACAAGTGGGTATGCATTTATCACTGAAAACATCGGGGCGGTACGTAACCAGGGTCTCGAAGTGGTACTGTCGGCGGATATTCTCCAGAAAACGGCCCTCAAATGGCGCACCGAACTCAACGCAGGCCTGAACCGGAACCGGCTCATCAAACTGTACGGCGACCGCACATTGGTGGCCAACGGGCAACGTCCGTTTGCGCTCGATAAGCCGCTCAACAGCTGGTATATGCGCCGGTGGGCGGGCGTCGATGCCCCCACGGGCGACCCTCTCTGGGAGAAAGTCAATGCCGACGGATCGGTGGCGACTACCAACAATTACAACGAGGCCACGCTTCAGTTTATCGGCTCCAACGCCAATCCGAAACTGTTTGGTGGGGTACGTCAGGTGTTGAGCTGGAACAACTTTGAACTGAACGCTTTCTTCACCTACGCAGCCGGGGTAACGATCTACAACGGCGACCGCAACCTGTTCGACAACGACGGAGCCTACGACCGTTACAGCCTGATGGCCTTGCAGCCGGGCTGGAGCCGTTGGGAAAAGCCGGGCGATGTGGCTACGCACCCAAAATACGTGATTGGAGGCAACAAAAATGCTCAGCGCCCCTCGTCGCGCTTCCTCGAAAGCGGCAACTACCTCCGCCTGCGGAACATCAGCCTTAACTACGACGTGCCCAAAACCTGGCTACGCAGGGCCCGGCTCGAAGGGGTACGCCTGACGGCCTCAGCCGACAACCTGTTTACGGTCACCAAATTTTCGGGGATCGACCCCGACGTGACCGAGACGGGCGAAGTCGGAACGAAGTACCCCTTCAGCAAGAAATTTGTTTTTGGTGTTCAACTCAACTTTTAA
- a CDS encoding mevalonate kinase family protein: MIHNQAISVSTPGRICLFGEHQDYLGLPVIAAAISCRIQINAERINQPTVHLELPDIGSQEVFSLSELPLPYQHDRDYFRSAINVLLREGFQFGHGLAGEVRGRIPINAGTSSSSALLISWLNVLTQLADNPRELSARQLAELAYRAEVLEFGEPGGMMDHYATAVGGVIYLESQPAIRLETYKPALGAFVLGDSQEPKDTIGILGRVKYGMLRIAKQLTELNPAFSLHTTQLTQVTEFKDVLPKDDYMLLKGTLSNRDILRQALSLIRASEQTGIPLDHARLGQLLTEHHANLRDAQRISTPKIDRMLDAALAAGALGGKINGSGGGGCMFAYAPGDVSLGGADSDPLATARRVAEAIEREGGRAYIVSVDEGTVRHQLATSTAL, encoded by the coding sequence ATGATACATAACCAAGCTATTTCTGTTTCGACCCCCGGCCGTATTTGCCTTTTTGGCGAACATCAGGACTATCTGGGGCTTCCTGTGATTGCCGCAGCCATTTCCTGCCGGATTCAAATCAATGCCGAGCGAATCAACCAACCCACGGTTCACCTCGAACTGCCTGATATTGGCAGTCAGGAAGTGTTTAGCCTTTCCGAACTTCCTTTGCCGTATCAGCATGACCGGGACTATTTCCGGAGTGCCATCAACGTGCTGCTGCGCGAGGGATTTCAGTTTGGGCATGGTCTGGCGGGCGAGGTACGCGGCCGAATTCCGATCAACGCGGGTACGTCGAGTTCGTCGGCCCTGTTGATTTCGTGGCTCAACGTGCTGACCCAACTCGCCGACAACCCACGCGAGCTGTCGGCCCGCCAACTCGCCGAATTGGCCTACCGGGCCGAGGTGCTTGAGTTTGGCGAACCCGGCGGTATGATGGACCATTATGCAACGGCCGTGGGTGGGGTTATCTACCTCGAATCGCAACCGGCTATCCGGCTCGAAACCTACAAACCGGCACTGGGTGCTTTTGTATTGGGCGATTCACAGGAGCCGAAAGATACTATCGGGATACTGGGCCGCGTGAAGTACGGGATGTTGCGGATTGCTAAACAACTGACCGAGTTGAACCCGGCTTTCTCGCTGCATACCACCCAATTGACCCAGGTGACCGAGTTTAAAGATGTGCTCCCCAAAGACGATTACATGTTGCTGAAAGGCACCCTCTCAAACCGTGATATTCTGCGGCAGGCATTGAGTCTGATTCGGGCGTCGGAGCAAACGGGCATCCCGCTCGATCATGCGCGGCTGGGTCAACTGCTTACCGAACACCACGCCAACCTGCGCGATGCCCAGCGAATTTCGACACCCAAAATCGACCGGATGCTCGATGCCGCTTTGGCAGCCGGTGCGCTGGGGGGCAAAATCAACGGTTCAGGTGGGGGCGGCTGCATGTTTGCGTATGCGCCGGGCGACGTTTCGCTCGGCGGAGCGGATAGCGATCCATTAGCGACGGCTCGTCGGGTGGCTGAGGCCATCGAGCGTGAAGGTGGCCGGGCCTACATTGTGTCGGTTGATGAAGGCACGGTTCGCCACCAGTTGGCTACCAGCACGGCGTTGTAA
- a CDS encoding DUF3472 domain-containing protein, with product MSQMHIPSARLLWACLVSLLLTTTCTLSKAPEALPTAPADTLAVRVPLGGNSWITGGENLPETLTAEGLANWSSAGAVVDTYVRFGKTGQLTLSARLRVPTGKSRIRVTVGGQSKEFDIAGSALAEHRLGEWRIETLSTPGVDSPGGYVKISLQGVRKTGATYAEVTHLGIGGEVVDGQTAFVRNNEGNFYYWGRRGPSVHLRYPVPAEQPVEWFYNEITVPTGNDVIGSYYMANGFGEGYFGMQVNSATERRILFSVWSPFQTDDPKQIPENQKIRLDRKGPDVVTNEFGNEGSGGQSFLRYNWQAGQTYAFLLRGQPGTDGYTTYTAYFRPVGVGSWQLIASFRRPQTNTYLKSLYSFLENFVPNTGNVQREAEFGNAWARTREGQWIELNQVQFTGDNTARKSFRMDYAGGLSASGRFFLRNCGFFDRYTPLRSDFTRPARSVAPAIDWAALP from the coding sequence ATGAGTCAAATGCATATTCCGTCTGCCCGGTTGCTCTGGGCCTGTCTCGTTAGTTTGTTGCTGACCACCACCTGTACCCTGTCGAAAGCACCGGAAGCCCTACCGACCGCGCCCGCCGACACCCTGGCTGTACGCGTGCCCCTTGGGGGCAATAGCTGGATTACGGGTGGGGAGAATCTGCCCGAAACCCTTACGGCCGAGGGACTGGCCAATTGGTCGAGTGCGGGCGCGGTGGTAGACACCTACGTCCGGTTCGGAAAAACCGGCCAGCTAACCCTCTCGGCCCGGCTCCGCGTGCCAACCGGCAAAAGCCGGATTCGGGTCACAGTTGGAGGGCAGTCGAAAGAATTTGATATAGCCGGAAGTGCCCTTGCCGAGCACCGGCTGGGCGAATGGCGTATCGAAACGTTATCCACGCCTGGCGTGGACTCGCCCGGCGGTTATGTGAAAATTAGCTTGCAGGGCGTGCGCAAAACGGGCGCTACCTACGCCGAGGTGACCCATTTGGGCATAGGCGGGGAAGTGGTGGATGGACAAACGGCCTTTGTGCGCAATAACGAAGGTAACTTTTATTACTGGGGTCGGCGGGGGCCATCGGTACACTTGCGCTATCCTGTACCGGCTGAGCAACCGGTGGAGTGGTTTTACAACGAAATCACCGTGCCTACAGGGAACGACGTTATTGGCTCGTATTACATGGCCAATGGCTTTGGCGAAGGCTACTTCGGAATGCAGGTGAACTCAGCCACGGAGCGCCGGATTCTGTTTTCGGTCTGGAGCCCGTTTCAGACCGACGACCCGAAGCAGATTCCCGAAAATCAGAAAATCCGACTTGACCGCAAAGGGCCGGACGTAGTCACCAACGAGTTTGGCAACGAGGGGTCGGGGGGGCAGAGTTTTCTGCGGTACAACTGGCAGGCGGGTCAAACCTATGCGTTTTTGCTGCGCGGCCAGCCCGGTACGGATGGCTACACCACGTACACAGCGTATTTCCGGCCGGTAGGGGTAGGCAGTTGGCAGCTGATTGCGAGCTTCCGGCGGCCTCAAACTAACACGTACCTCAAATCGCTCTATTCGTTTCTGGAGAATTTTGTGCCCAATACGGGCAACGTGCAGCGCGAAGCCGAGTTTGGCAATGCCTGGGCGCGCACCCGGGAGGGCCAATGGATTGAGCTGAACCAGGTTCAATTTACCGGCGACAACACGGCCCGCAAATCGTTTCGGATGGACTATGCCGGTGGTTTGAGCGCGTCGGGGCGGTTTTTCCTGCGGAACTGTGGTTTCTTTGATCGATACACCCCGTTGCGCTCCGATTTTACCCGCCCCGCCCGGTCAGTGGCTCCGGCTATCGATTGGGCGGCCTTACCGTAA
- a CDS encoding RagB/SusD family nutrient uptake outer membrane protein yields the protein MNALFSRLAGLGLVVMMSACSIDKKPYNGLPEDAVLQNAQGLRAATDGNYMFIKDSDYTRNLYIMNEYPGDNVTLSGTTTDPLFLTYTYRRTSDQGNALQIYRKGYQAIVGCNKVIGAIKEGSSKELDQILGENLFLRAMVHFDLVRLFGRPYTQSPETNLGIIIKTDTRADDNASRATVKEVYAFVVSELQKAARLMTVNRTNSYASPAAANALLSRVYLYMNDNANAIKYADLVIAEGRFALATPTQVPDFYAVENEQNKEIIFAIKHTLKDDRTWSSIGSMYYTSPGGVGWGEVYASQAFQDLVNKYPNDQRRSYLVRKLTAQGAQEKRNGIDKVYVTKFSNQAGLPTLSSPVVLRLAELYLNRAEAYAKLGESAKAIDDVNLIRRRAGLSGTDLYAPTDLKGLPSVLDVVLQERRVELAFEGHRPYDLFRNNRSLVRNYPGYHNTATGQQTVPPDDKQVVHLVPESELVLNKNLKQNPL from the coding sequence ATGAACGCTTTATTTTCCCGGTTGGCAGGGCTAGGACTGGTCGTAATGATGAGTGCCTGTAGCATCGACAAAAAACCGTACAACGGTCTGCCCGAAGATGCCGTGCTGCAGAACGCGCAGGGCCTGCGGGCGGCAACCGATGGTAATTATATGTTTATCAAGGATTCGGATTACACCCGGAACCTGTATATCATGAATGAGTATCCCGGCGACAATGTCACGCTGAGCGGTACAACAACCGACCCTCTGTTTCTGACATATACCTACCGCCGAACCTCCGATCAGGGCAACGCGCTCCAGATTTACCGCAAAGGGTATCAGGCTATTGTGGGGTGTAACAAAGTGATTGGAGCGATTAAAGAAGGAAGCTCGAAAGAGCTGGATCAGATTCTGGGCGAAAACCTGTTTCTGCGGGCTATGGTGCATTTTGACCTGGTACGCCTGTTTGGTCGGCCCTATACCCAAAGCCCCGAAACCAATCTCGGCATTATCATCAAAACCGATACCAGAGCCGACGATAACGCCAGCCGTGCCACCGTAAAAGAAGTGTATGCGTTTGTAGTGAGCGAATTGCAGAAAGCCGCCCGGCTCATGACGGTGAACCGGACCAACAGCTACGCGAGTCCGGCAGCGGCCAATGCGCTGCTCTCGCGCGTGTACCTGTACATGAACGACAACGCCAACGCCATCAAATACGCCGATCTGGTGATTGCCGAGGGCCGCTTTGCGCTGGCCACGCCGACGCAGGTACCCGACTTTTATGCGGTGGAAAACGAGCAAAACAAAGAGATCATTTTTGCCATCAAGCATACGCTCAAAGACGACCGCACCTGGAGTTCCATCGGTTCGATGTACTACACCTCACCCGGCGGGGTGGGCTGGGGCGAAGTGTACGCATCGCAGGCCTTCCAGGATCTCGTCAACAAGTATCCCAACGACCAGCGCCGGTCGTATCTGGTACGGAAGCTGACAGCTCAGGGCGCGCAGGAGAAACGCAACGGCATTGATAAGGTGTACGTGACGAAATTCTCCAATCAGGCGGGCCTGCCCACGCTCAGCTCACCGGTTGTGTTGCGGCTTGCCGAACTATACCTGAATCGGGCCGAGGCTTACGCCAAACTGGGCGAATCGGCCAAGGCAATTGACGACGTAAACCTGATTCGCCGTCGGGCGGGCCTGAGTGGCACCGATCTCTACGCACCCACCGACCTGAAGGGCTTGCCCTCCGTGCTGGATGTGGTGTTGCAGGAGCGCCGGGTCGAGCTGGCGTTTGAAGGTCATCGCCCGTACGACCTGTTCCGTAATAACCGGAGCCTGGTTCGCAACTATCCCGGTTACCACAATACGGCCACTGGCCAGCAAACCGTGCCCCCCGACGATAAGCAGGTGGTGCATCTGGTACCCGAATCGGAGCTGGTGCTGAACAAAAACTTAAAGCAAAATCCCCTGTAA
- a CDS encoding RagB/SusD family nutrient uptake outer membrane protein, giving the protein MKKILVSSLALCGLLFLNSCTDLTEKVLDESSVTGLTDKQAADGNLAPVYARLPDIFLHTNYFNLQEISTDEAILPYRGGTDWGDNGIYLAMHQHTSTSTDPNIRNTWQFLTQGISRALTAINTLPTINDPAAKVYIAEARGMRAYYNMVLLDLFGLVFAKDDAQGISEILRGEKAFDYVRTEFLAVEPDLLTNVGPGRLTKGAVWGLLARLHLNAAVYRDRYATNFTFKPEDMDKVVEYCDKIINSGQYQLARDYFSIFNSDNNTNKELIFAVDQRAELNGHNRLAYFSLSGDQFPLPAFPAANGTDGPAITPDFYRTWVDTYAPRDPAAADPRFFKQNLNIPADSCVSANDFNMNRGILRGQQFGLIRVNGAFVRCGNNYRVGRLFNVTRNRPTTPVVFTERVDFTVAGSDYSTGFRVLKYEFSKKSSSGRNLGDADISIVRLADVYLMRAEAKLRKSNDAAGALADVNLVRAARTASTPPPALTSMNLDLLFRERGFEFYWEMLRRTDMIRFGKYEGTWTEKSNNDRRKRIFPIPQTAIDGASNLPGYLVQNESY; this is encoded by the coding sequence ATGAAAAAGATACTCGTAAGCTCGCTCGCCTTGTGCGGCCTGCTCTTTTTGAATAGCTGTACCGACCTGACCGAAAAAGTACTGGACGAATCGTCGGTAACGGGCCTGACCGACAAGCAGGCTGCGGATGGTAACCTGGCTCCGGTGTACGCCCGTCTGCCCGATATTTTCCTGCACACCAACTACTTCAACCTGCAGGAGATTTCGACCGATGAGGCCATTCTGCCTTACCGGGGTGGCACCGACTGGGGCGACAATGGGATTTATCTGGCTATGCACCAGCATACCTCTACCAGCACTGACCCGAACATCCGCAACACCTGGCAGTTTCTGACCCAGGGCATTTCGCGGGCGCTCACGGCCATCAACACCCTGCCCACTATCAACGACCCAGCCGCCAAGGTCTACATTGCCGAAGCACGGGGGATGCGGGCCTACTACAACATGGTGTTGCTCGACCTGTTTGGGCTGGTTTTTGCCAAAGACGATGCACAGGGTATTTCGGAGATTCTACGGGGTGAGAAAGCCTTCGACTATGTTCGAACTGAGTTTCTGGCCGTTGAGCCCGACCTGCTGACCAACGTAGGCCCCGGCCGCCTGACCAAAGGGGCCGTGTGGGGTTTGCTGGCTCGGCTGCACCTGAATGCGGCCGTGTACCGCGATCGCTACGCTACCAACTTTACCTTCAAGCCCGAAGATATGGACAAGGTGGTGGAGTACTGCGACAAGATTATCAACTCAGGGCAGTACCAGCTGGCGCGGGATTACTTCTCGATTTTCAACTCCGACAACAACACGAACAAAGAGTTGATTTTCGCAGTGGATCAGCGGGCCGAACTCAACGGCCACAACCGTCTGGCGTATTTCTCGCTCTCGGGCGATCAGTTTCCGCTACCGGCTTTCCCGGCCGCTAACGGTACCGATGGCCCGGCCATTACGCCCGACTTTTACCGGACCTGGGTAGATACCTACGCTCCCCGCGACCCGGCAGCCGCCGACCCCCGCTTTTTCAAGCAAAACCTGAACATCCCCGCTGACTCGTGCGTGTCGGCCAACGATTTCAACATGAACCGGGGTATCCTGCGTGGACAGCAGTTTGGTCTGATTCGGGTCAACGGCGCGTTTGTACGTTGCGGCAACAACTACCGCGTGGGCCGCTTGTTCAACGTAACCCGCAACCGCCCAACCACCCCCGTGGTATTTACCGAGCGTGTGGACTTTACCGTGGCTGGTAGCGATTACAGCACCGGTTTCCGGGTGTTGAAATATGAATTCAGCAAGAAGTCTTCGTCGGGCCGGAACCTGGGCGATGCCGATATTTCGATTGTTCGTTTGGCGGATGTGTACCTGATGCGGGCCGAAGCCAAACTCCGCAAGAGCAACGATGCGGCCGGTGCCCTAGCCGATGTGAACCTGGTGCGGGCCGCTCGTACGGCAAGTACACCCCCGCCTGCTCTCACGTCGATGAACCTGGATTTGCTGTTCCGCGAGCGGGGCTTTGAGTTTTACTGGGAGATGCTGCGCCGGACTGACATGATCCGCTTCGGAAAATACGAAGGCACCTGGACCGAGAAATCAAACAACGACCGCCGGAAGCGTATTTTCCCGATTCCGCAAACGGCCATCGATGGTGCTTCGAACCTGCCCGGCTATCTGGTACAGAATGAGAGTTACTAA